From a region of the candidate division WOR-3 bacterium genome:
- a CDS encoding DUF3160 domain-containing protein encodes MSVKISVAIYAFVVFPAFLWAGFDISDSIPETYQGVDFNYPLNPGQIQFLELAHLNQRAVNYLSQNGFVVVPDDYKDFYMLYENFKYDSIPSYVTADAMLNTYHIVFNKIIRDLEDRFLRERLTELTKDLCKTAREKYMEFKGTGFEDAALDVWAYFEVALYLLEEKPSDFPEEIKDVAQSEIEMIMQAKGIGVSELMTIGEDVYQEDYSQYKPRGHYEGKPERERYFRAMMWYGRIAFNTGKMDGLRRTIIFASIMSDSEHGFVERWQEITSPIEYFVGGTKEITVSDIDPIFEKVYGENPRTEEVLRLTKISEFALEIKEISKCQDLPFRVEEEHLFKFMGQKFVLDTEIYRKLVFEAVGTLDNPRDLPKALDVFAVFGNEQALEILERDGDTEFLNYSKNIEKLRTIAQSMTRQNWERDVYTYWLFVLKTYTRDKGASYPSYMRKLSWLFRNLYAALASYTELKHDTILYANQVMAESGEDIPFEKYLCSVEPDPVFFFSLLNLIGLTEEALEKTGCEMDDSKTLLSNLEDETSLLAGIALKELRGEELEYEEFDILYYFGGWLEWMVFESADDRAGSPDYEWAGVVADIATDPNGRVLEEATGKIFRIYVVIPGKGGRPQIAGGGVYSYYEFPWPIYDRLTDSKWRKMLKENSEPSRPWWSESFIVE; translated from the coding sequence ATGTCAGTTAAAATTTCTGTCGCCATTTACGCTTTTGTTGTCTTTCCCGCTTTTTTATGGGCTGGTTTCGACATTTCAGATTCCATACCAGAGACTTATCAGGGTGTTGATTTTAACTACCCTTTGAACCCTGGACAAATTCAGTTTCTCGAGTTAGCACATCTGAATCAGAGGGCGGTGAATTATTTAAGCCAAAACGGTTTTGTAGTCGTTCCAGACGACTACAAAGATTTCTACATGCTGTATGAAAATTTCAAGTATGATTCAATACCGTCCTACGTGACAGCAGACGCCATGCTCAACACTTATCACATTGTATTCAACAAGATCATCAGAGATTTGGAAGACAGATTCTTGAGAGAAAGACTCACAGAATTGACAAAAGACCTTTGCAAAACAGCTCGAGAAAAGTACATGGAATTCAAAGGCACTGGATTTGAAGATGCGGCTCTCGACGTTTGGGCTTATTTTGAAGTGGCTCTTTACTTGCTGGAAGAAAAACCTTCCGACTTTCCTGAAGAGATCAAGGATGTAGCTCAGAGCGAGATCGAAATGATAATGCAGGCCAAAGGCATTGGAGTCTCTGAATTAATGACTATTGGTGAAGATGTGTACCAGGAAGATTACAGCCAATACAAACCGAGAGGACACTATGAAGGAAAACCCGAAAGGGAGAGATACTTCAGGGCGATGATGTGGTATGGAAGAATAGCTTTCAACACCGGCAAGATGGACGGATTGAGAAGGACAATTATTTTCGCTTCCATCATGTCCGATTCAGAACACGGCTTTGTTGAAAGATGGCAAGAAATAACTTCGCCGATAGAATATTTTGTCGGAGGTACGAAAGAAATTACTGTTTCTGACATAGATCCGATATTCGAAAAGGTATACGGTGAAAACCCGAGGACGGAAGAGGTTTTGAGACTTACGAAGATTTCTGAATTCGCCCTGGAAATAAAGGAAATTTCAAAATGCCAAGACCTGCCATTTAGAGTTGAGGAGGAGCATCTCTTCAAGTTTATGGGTCAAAAATTTGTCCTCGACACGGAAATTTACAGGAAACTGGTGTTTGAAGCAGTTGGGACTCTCGATAATCCGCGTGATCTCCCAAAAGCACTCGATGTCTTCGCGGTTTTTGGGAATGAACAGGCTCTGGAGATACTCGAAAGAGATGGAGACACTGAATTTTTGAATTACTCCAAGAACATTGAAAAACTGAGAACAATCGCTCAAAGTATGACGAGACAGAATTGGGAAAGAGACGTATACACCTATTGGCTGTTTGTCCTAAAAACTTACACCAGAGACAAAGGAGCTTCTTACCCGTCTTACATGAGAAAACTGTCTTGGCTTTTCAGAAACCTCTACGCCGCGCTCGCCAGTTACACCGAACTGAAACACGACACAATTCTCTACGCGAACCAGGTAATGGCTGAAAGCGGTGAAGACATACCTTTTGAAAAATATCTCTGCAGTGTCGAACCCGATCCGGTTTTCTTTTTTTCTCTTTTAAACCTCATAGGTTTGACAGAAGAAGCACTTGAAAAAACAGGTTGCGAGATGGATGACTCCAAAACTCTTCTTTCAAATCTTGAAGACGAGACAAGTCTTCTAGCCGGTATCGCTCTGAAAGAGCTGAGGGGAGAGGAACTCGAATACGAAGAATTCGATATTCTCTATTATTTCGGAGGTTGGCTTGAATGGATGGTTTTCGAATCAGCCGACGACAGAGCGGGAAGCCCTGACTACGAATGGGCAGGAGTGGTCGCGGACATAGCAACAGATCCAAACGGAAGAGTACTGGAAGAGGCTACTGGGAAGATATTCAGGATATATGTAGTGATACCAGGAAAAGGCGGTCGTCCTCAAATCGCAGGCGGGGGGGTTTACTCATACTATGAATTTCCATGGCCGATTTATGACAGGTTGACGGATTCAAAATGGAGAAAAATGCTCAAGGAGAATTCGGAGCCATCAAGACCGTGGTGGTCTGAATCTTTTATTGTGGAATGA
- a CDS encoding ferritin, translating to MLDPKMLKSFNDQINAELYSAYLYLSMSSYFHGLNLKGFANWMRVQAKEELGHAMKIFDHVIERGGRTELSKIDTPPKEWSSIVEVFQKTVEHEKHVTSLIHNLVKTARESNDYASEFFLQWFVSEQVEEEASAQEILDEVEMIKETKNGIFMLDRELGKRK from the coding sequence ATGTTAGACCCCAAAATGCTGAAATCCTTTAACGATCAAATAAACGCCGAATTGTATTCCGCTTATCTATACCTTTCTATGTCGTCTTACTTCCATGGCCTTAACCTCAAGGGCTTCGCGAACTGGATGAGGGTTCAGGCGAAGGAAGAACTCGGACACGCCATGAAGATATTCGATCATGTAATCGAAAGAGGAGGAAGAACTGAACTTTCAAAAATCGATACCCCTCCTAAAGAGTGGTCTTCCATTGTGGAAGTTTTTCAGAAAACAGTCGAGCATGAAAAACATGTCACTTCTTTGATCCACAATCTTGTAAAAACTGCGAGGGAATCCAACGACTACGCCTCGGAATTTTTTTTACAGTGGTTCGTGTCAGAACAGGTTGAAGAAGAAGCTTCTGCCCAAGAGATTCTCGACGAAGTTGAGATGATAAAGGAAACCAAAAACGGAATTTTCATGCTCGATAGAGAGCTTGGAAAGAGAAAGTAA
- a CDS encoding desulfoferrodoxin, whose amino-acid sequence MTQRSQIYKCDICGNIVEVLHPGAEALVCCGQPMKIKSELTKEGAGEKHVPVVEKSGGKVKVKVGSVAHPMEDKHYIEWIEVQCGDKICKKYLKPGDSPETEFEDCPDGEITAREYCNVHGLWSIK is encoded by the coding sequence CCAAATTTACAAATGCGATATCTGCGGGAATATTGTTGAAGTTCTTCACCCCGGAGCCGAAGCTCTTGTCTGTTGCGGTCAACCCATGAAAATCAAGAGTGAACTGACAAAAGAAGGTGCTGGAGAAAAACATGTCCCGGTGGTAGAAAAGTCCGGCGGGAAGGTAAAAGTTAAAGTCGGATCTGTCGCCCATCCCATGGAAGACAAACACTATATTGAATGGATAGAGGTACAGTGCGGGGACAAAATCTGCAAGAAATACTTGAAACCAGGGGACTCTCCTGAAACTGAGTTCGAAGACTGCCCTGACGGAGAAATAACAGCGAGAGAATACTGCAACGTGCACGGACTTTGGTCCATTAAATAG
- a CDS encoding CoA-binding protein, protein MISGKNIALVGASKNREKFGNALFRYLKMRGYNVYPVNRNGGIIENTRAYRTIEELPEGVDLVVFVVPKNESFEVLKKAVELGHKKFWFQPNTLGKDAEKYLAEIPHLKYTAGRCIMTET, encoded by the coding sequence ATGATATCTGGGAAAAACATCGCTTTGGTTGGGGCTTCAAAGAATAGGGAGAAATTCGGAAATGCCTTATTCAGATACCTCAAGATGAGGGGATACAACGTCTATCCGGTCAACAGAAATGGCGGAATTATCGAAAACACAAGGGCTTATCGCACTATAGAGGAATTGCCTGAAGGTGTGGATCTTGTTGTTTTTGTCGTCCCGAAGAATGAATCTTTTGAGGTTTTGAAAAAGGCGGTCGAATTAGGTCATAAAAAATTTTGGTTTCAGCCCAATACTTTAGGAAAAGATGCCGAAAAGTATCTCGCCGAGATACCCCATTTGAAATATACCGCTGGAAGATGCATCATGACAGAGACGTAG
- a CDS encoding ATP-binding cassette domain-containing protein, with product MSPTKKSILEIEGLSLSLNGKSILKDLTAEIWRGYVHAIVGPNGAGKSTLASVIMGLSGYGNFEGEIFLNGKPLKGLGIYERAKLGLTLAWQEPARYEGLMVGNFVCASKGTGSDHKYASKALKAVGLEPKEYLKRSTDKTLSGGERKKIELASIFLMKPKIAILDEPDSGIDVESLQRIFEIVLKLKKMGTTVIMITHSLEVLRHSDHAFLMCDGRIVDKGSTLKISRYFKKKCVPCRHKNKPDRGIYGR from the coding sequence ATGAGCCCGACGAAAAAAAGCATACTCGAGATAGAGGGACTCAGCCTTTCTTTGAACGGCAAGAGTATTTTAAAGGATCTTACTGCAGAGATTTGGCGAGGATACGTTCACGCCATTGTCGGTCCGAACGGAGCCGGAAAATCCACTCTCGCAAGCGTAATAATGGGTTTATCGGGATACGGAAATTTCGAAGGTGAAATTTTTTTAAACGGGAAACCTTTGAAGGGACTCGGAATTTACGAAAGGGCTAAACTCGGATTGACTTTGGCTTGGCAGGAACCCGCGAGGTACGAAGGTCTGATGGTCGGAAATTTCGTGTGCGCTTCAAAGGGAACCGGCAGTGATCACAAATACGCTTCGAAAGCTTTGAAAGCTGTCGGGCTCGAACCGAAAGAATACCTGAAGAGGAGCACGGATAAAACTTTGAGCGGAGGCGAGAGAAAAAAAATTGAACTCGCCTCTATTTTCCTCATGAAACCAAAAATCGCTATCCTCGATGAGCCTGATTCAGGAATAGACGTGGAGTCGCTTCAGAGAATTTTCGAAATTGTCCTGAAACTAAAAAAAATGGGCACCACGGTGATTATGATAACCCACAGCTTAGAGGTCCTCAGGCATTCAGATCACGCTTTTTTAATGTGTGACGGAAGAATTGTCGACAAGGGATCAACCCTGAAAATATCTAGGTATTTTAAGAAAAAATGTGTGCCTTGCAGGCATAAAAACAAACCGGATAGAGGAATTTATGGAAGATAG
- a CDS encoding SufD family Fe-S cluster assembly protein has protein sequence MEDRAIQLFSETGQDIEDLTNPNVAHLIINNDKVVSKNDVEGLSVKTYGIENGVHIVLNLYPGIIIERPVHLCFGMLLENGIQNIQMETVIGEGSSINVLSHCVFPNAVDIQHIMNNRIKLEKKAVFRYYERHVHSENSGMRIVPKSYIDLAEGARFASEFVLLKGRAGTVDVEYEAKCGANSVVEMLTRISGRGDDKISIKETGLLEGQNSRGVLKTKIALRDNSRADVFNKLIAQAAMARGHVDCKEIVMDQAIANAVPIVEVRHPKAHVTHEASIGSVDNKQLETLMSRGMTEESAEELIIGGLLSG, from the coding sequence ATGGAAGATAGGGCGATTCAACTTTTTTCAGAGACAGGACAGGATATTGAAGACCTTACCAACCCAAACGTCGCGCATCTGATTATCAACAACGATAAAGTGGTAAGTAAAAATGATGTCGAAGGGCTTTCGGTCAAGACCTATGGAATAGAAAACGGGGTTCACATTGTTTTGAATCTTTATCCGGGGATAATCATAGAAAGACCTGTTCATTTATGCTTTGGAATGCTTTTGGAAAACGGGATACAGAACATACAGATGGAGACAGTTATCGGTGAAGGTTCATCGATAAATGTCCTCTCTCATTGCGTTTTTCCGAACGCTGTTGATATTCAGCATATAATGAACAATAGGATAAAACTCGAAAAAAAAGCAGTTTTTAGATATTATGAAAGGCATGTTCACAGCGAAAACAGCGGAATGAGGATCGTTCCGAAATCATATATAGATTTGGCGGAAGGGGCGAGGTTTGCTTCTGAATTTGTCCTTTTGAAGGGACGGGCTGGAACTGTTGACGTCGAGTACGAGGCTAAATGCGGTGCGAATTCGGTCGTCGAGATGTTGACGAGAATAAGCGGCAGAGGCGACGATAAAATCTCGATAAAAGAGACTGGGTTGCTCGAAGGACAAAATTCAAGAGGCGTGCTAAAAACCAAAATCGCTCTCAGGGACAATTCCCGTGCTGATGTCTTCAACAAACTCATAGCGCAGGCAGCTATGGCGCGAGGGCACGTTGACTGCAAAGAAATCGTAATGGACCAAGCGATAGCCAACGCAGTTCCAATAGTTGAAGTAAGACATCCAAAGGCTCATGTAACCCACGAAGCTTCTATTGGAAGTGTCGACAACAAACAACTTGAAACTTTGATGTCAAGAGGCATGACAGAGGAATCCGCAGAAGAACTGATAATTGGAGGTTTGCTTTCCGGATGA